The DNA window AGCCGTGGATCCTGCTCATGGACTACTGCGGAGGTGTCTCCCTGGTGGAGAGTGGACCTCCTGAGACCCTACAAGATCTCCCAGATTGCCATCACTAACAGTGGTGCATGGCTGGACGGGGCCAAACTCCTGGTTGGGAACTCTCTGGAGAACAATGGCAATAGTAACCCCATGTGAGTACTGATGTATATGAAGGAGGGGGCTCTAAGTATTAGGGAACTTTGGGAGTACCATGTGATATGAGGTGGGGACAACTGGTGGGTGCAAGCTCGTAGATATCAACCCACCTTAATCATAACTAGTTACCGGATGATGAAATATACAATGCAATATTGTCATGGTGGGTTTTTACTCCTCTCCAGAATTGGTCATGTGCAGAGCACCTGAAGAAGTCATTCCAACAGAAACATGTTGCATTTACTCACTAGAAATGGGGCACATTTAGGATACTTATAATCAGGGGGAGTAACTGGAATCTTCTAGGAcccaatgaaaaatctgtaacaggacATCCCCTTACCATTATGGGCCAATCATATTACTGATGACTTCTTCTGTGGTAGATGTTCCATTGGGTCCTTCAGTCTCCAGGACTCGGGAGCAGttcctacctctgcaccccctatagctgcccCCTTATAATAATGGTCCTATAGTGATTGTTTCCGTATTACATTACAGCTGTGCAGAAATAAATTCTATACCTGACGGGGGCACCAAGACCTTCCAGTGCAACTACATGGTCGGAAGATACGTTAACATCTTCCTGGAAGAAAAACACAACTATCTTCAGGTCTGCGAGGTTGAAATTTTCGGTGTTCCCGAATCCAACGAATGCCTGTGCTTTTAGCTTTTATGACAAGTTCATATATAAAAGGGTCTCCCAAGGGAGATATCATGGATTTATTAAAAAACCCTATGTGTTattataacataaaataaaaccgTCTTCAGATGTCTCCTGGTGTTATCACTGCAACCTCCCAAATACTGCAGGATTTCTGGGGTCTTCAGGACGTCACCGAGCGGTTGCCCCTGCCAGTGTCTAAGGTAAGAACAAGGCTGGGGCTTCTGAGAAGACACAAATAAGTCTTCATTCACATGGCCGGGGGTGAAAACTGCCATGAAAAAGTCAAATTTTCACGGCCATTTTACATCCAAGGGGCAGCAGTTTTCCCGAATCCCTCATATagtgcagtgtatggagggatctgtgggGCACTTGTGGAGGTACAGCTGAGGCCGGAGCACTTGTGGAGGTACAGCTGAGGTCGGGGCACTTGTGGAGGTACAGCTGAGGCCGGGGCACTTGTGGAGGTACAGATGAGGTTGGGGCACTTGTGGAGGTACAGCTGAGGCCGGGGCACTTGTGGAGGTACAGATGAGGTTGGGGCACTTGTGGAGGTACAGCTGAGGCCGGGGCACTTGTGGAGGTACAGATGAGGTTGGGGCACTTGTGGAGGTACAGCTGAGGCCGGGGCACTTGTGGAGGTACAGATGAGGTTGGGGCACTTGTGGAGGTACAGATGAGGTTGGGGCACTTGTGGAGGTACAGCTGAGGCCGGGGCACTTGTGGAGGTACAGATGAGGTTGGGGCACTTGTGGAGGTACAGATGAGGTTGGGGCACTTGTGGAGGTACAGCTGAGGCTGGGGCACTTGTGGAGGTACAGATGAGGTTGGGGCACTTGTGGAGGTACAGATGAGGTTGGGGCACTTGTGGAGGTACAGCTGAGGCTGGGGCACTTGTGGAGGTACAGCTGAGGCTGGGGCACTTGTGGAGGTACAGATGAGGTTGGGGCACTTGTGGAGGTACAGCTGAGGCCGGGGCACTTGTGGAGGTACAGATGAGGTTGGGGCACTTGTGGAAGTACAGCTGAGGCCGGGGCACTTGTGGAGGTACAGATGACGCCGGGGCACTTGTGGAGATACAGATGACGCTGGGGCACTTGTGGAGGTACAGATGAGGTTGGGGCACTTGTGGAGGTACAGATGAGTTTGGGGCACTTGTGGAGGTACAGCTGAGGCCGGGGCACTTGTGGAGGTACAGATGAGGCCGGGGCACTTGTGGAGGTACAGATGACGCCGGGGCACTTGTGGAGGTACAGATGAGGTTGGGGCACTTGTGGAGGTACAGATGAGGTTGGGGCACATACAGGAGCACACCTCCAGCTAAGCCCTTCTAGAAAAATACCTGAAAAATATACCCTTCAGACAACAGCAAATAAAGGCCCCTGGGGTCTACCGTCAGGATGTTTCCTCCATTACTAACATCATACCGTACCATAGAGGGTCATCTCGTCACGTTAGCCTTTTATCCTCAGGGACCACAGTGTTCCCAATGCCAGGTAGAAGCCACACAGCCACCTTGTAATAGAAAGACCCCACCAAAcatctccttatagttttttggACTCCTCTGTCTCATGGTGGAGGTGGGGAATGTTTTGTTTCCAAAGGATTGAAacgttaataaaaaaaataaataactggtTATAATTTACCtggactccacacacctaaatggtggtctctccttatggagtgacgatatccccctcagTACTAAATAAAGTGATTTGTGAGGCTGTGACTGTACTGTCAGACATGGCTGACGACTATTATCACAATAGATCATATAAAGGGGCCTCATCATCTAAGattaatgcagaccccagaccttcTAATCtattagaccccagaccagatcaccTAACAAATATAGATCCTAAATTAGACCCTAGACCAGGTCTCTAAAGGAATACAGATGCCAGACTCCCTAAAAACTAACACAGACCCCCTAAATAATAACATTCCACACCAAGAGGAGGGGGGCGAGTGTCCTGAACAGTtttgtccaatccttctgtctcttcatgtgatccaagacagactggactgGACAATGGCCCtgcgggggccatatcatcacttccaggactccgcctccaaagggaaaaggtcacaccaaatattgaggggatttacactgatgagcaaaagggtaacaatgattAGAACTTGTGACATTCAGGCTCCAGATCTCACCATCTACTACAGCTCGGAACGTGAGACTTCcatcattctatagacaatcctCTTGGCTATTTCATACgcaaatgtgacttgtaactatttagcatatgattagttattcaGATTCTCATTGTGACTGCAttattactgttttgctcctggtggtggaaaaatctttatcTTCTTGTCTACTACTCATTGCGTCCAGTCCTCACATCCCCTATAGCTCAGGGTGTTATTAGGAGAATCCCAAGAGGTCACATCGAGGATCAGCTGCAAAGAGAAGccacatcatccagctcatcgatagcgATCTCTCAGCCaataaaattgccaaactgcatcatgtgagcgcCAAGACAGTAAGTCCGTCCATTCATAAGCCAAGCGGtggacgtccaggcaaaatattggagTCAACCAGTCAGCTCACCCCAAAGGTCTCAGTTCTGGTGCGACAAACACGGCACTGGAGGTGATAGTGAGATCCAATGGTCCcagtgctgagctatatg is part of the Leptodactylus fuscus isolate aLepFus1 chromosome 3, aLepFus1.hap2, whole genome shotgun sequence genome and encodes:
- the LOC142198360 gene encoding fucolectin-1-like codes for the protein MGLLHSAALLWILCTAAAEDSMPTRNIALHGRATQSTVYSGTTSAINAIDGNLDTDYSRGSCSWTTAEVSPWWRVDLLRPYKISQIAITNSGAWLDGAKLLVGNSLENNGNSNPICAEINSIPDGGTKTFQCNYMVGRYVNIFLEEKHNYLQVCEVEIFGVPESNECLCF